The sequence CATACACCAGTCCAAGATTaaagattgattttgaccttgttctGAGAAGCACAAGCAGTCTGTAGTCAAAACACATTAGACTGACTAATTTGCTTGCTTCGAATAGGACTGTAGGGCTGTCGAACAAATTGTCAAAGACCTATTTGACGCTTCTGATAAACCAAGTGAGCAGATGCCCTTCTCAGATTTCGTCTTTTTCATCCTGAGAAACTTACAACGATGGTCTGTGCGTCGTTCTGTAGAAGCTATAATATATTGGGTTGGTGATAAGCCCGAGTAAGTAGATCTCAACAGCCCTCAATGGCCTTTTTGGTTAGATTTGAGTTAACGGGAAATCCTACGATAGATGGAGAACACCTAATAATAAAGCTAGAGTTGACTGGAATGTCCAGAGCGTACCTACTATACTGAGGATTGAAAACGTGAGTTATCGattccttcctttcatcacACAAAAGGAAATCTATTGCCTGCCATCATTGGTATCATTGGTATTACCTTCGGAATGTTCATTGCTGTGAACCGTCAACACCATTCgcattctcatcgtcatcaatcATGATGGGCCTTTTTGTTAATATTTGATTTCTCGACTTCATGGGCCATAGGGTAAGGAAATCGCTAGAAtagtagaagatgatattctCGATACGACATCAATGCAAGATTTCATGAAGTGAAGAATGAGTGAGGCAGTAGAAATAAGACATAGGCAAATCTTGTGTtatgtatacatacattgGGCATCTATAAGATTACGATCACGAGTTGATGAAAAAGCTACTCTATTGTTATTGATGGATACATTTACTTTTATACTGAAGGACTTCGAAATGACCAGATGACCAGCATCTCCATGACGTCTACTGTTCTATACATGATAATTACTAACTCCTTTCCAGAAACATACACTCAATCATTCTTTACATTCTCCAGCGTCACTTCCGCTGCAATGAAGGGACTAAATCAAGCCAATGGTGTGTTGAATAGCTTTGGTGAATTTCCAGGGCTTGAGTtcgttgagcttgatcctgACATTGATGGAACAGATGACGATCTACGCAAATGTCTTGATTGACTTGTCGGTCTAGTGTAAGTCTGATGATAGTGAGATGAAgcagggaaagaaggatatatGTCTGAGGTTATACGGTTCGAACGTGAACGTGAACTTGAGTGTGGATGCCATTGTGATCTCTTCTCTATTGAGGATGAGTTAGGTATACTTGACTATATCGAATTCATAGGACAATCAGTCTCTGACATCTCTTACTATACTTTCGGATTGAATGAAATGTACGTGTAGTGTGACTTACCACGTCAAGatccaatcccaatcccaatcccaacCCGACACCAGAGTCATATCCATGTGACaatgacttcttcatcactttcgactccttctcctccatccCATATTCCGCTTCTCGCCTTCGACGATTGACTTTCTGCCTTTTCATGTCTTGCTGATATTGAATCTCCGCAACATATCTAGCTTGCTCTTCTTCGCTGGGATCAGGTTCCGTCGATGGTAATGCCGCCAAAGCGAATGCGAAGACTAACGATGCTAGGATTATTGGCATTGTGGGTATGAATGCTGATGCTGGTGATGGTTGAAGGTAAGGCAAGGAGGGATTGGGGATTGGGAATATGATTGTAGATAGGTAGATGCGATATATTCCAAGACGGCTCTTTTGAATTCAGAATCAATCTGAAAATCGGATGTTCCTCGGTTCTTGCGACGAGTACGTTGTGTGTATAAATATCGAATTCACCGGATCAAATGGGTTCTATATTGTGCTGTTATGTTTTGATAATGTTGTACaagtgaggatgagaaaAAGAGACAAACGACGATATGTATAtgaatcaacaacaacaacaaatacTACTTCTGCTGCAGTTGCAATCACAGTTAGCATTAAATTAGTGAGTTTGGGACTAGCACATATTGATATTTTTCTCTTACGCACTACCATCAATTcggttcttcttcttccttcttcgtccccCATTCACCTCATTCTGGCACTTATTTTTTTAGCGTATAAAAATTCTGTTCCCGATATCTcgcatctcatctcatctcatctcatcgGATTAAAAGGGTCATGGCCCCTTATTTCAATCATGAATTTCAGGGTACTGGCATAGATAGACGTATATATACCCTGTCACACCGCCGGATAGTGTGGAGGTGGCTTATTTTAGCCTTGCTCGCTATTACTCTGTAGTTAAAAAGATGGTAAGAAGAGATGGCAAGTCAACCGCAAACGACGGGTTAATTGAACGCATTTGGATAAACAGCGACTGTACATATCAGCTACCACAGTGTCATTCTTATCTAAGCAAGCAAGCTCGGAGCTAAACCTTCATTCATCGATCACCAACTACTCTAATCGCCAAGCACTACACTATCGATTATCACCCTAAGATAGGCTGAGATATACTAATCAATACCTGCTAGACATGGAAATTACATAGTCAAGTATGACAAGAAGATTACTGGCAGAAaatacttcatcatcttcacgaTGAACTGTGTGAGGCTGTGTTCCATCATGAGAGGTATCGTGATATTGTCGATCGAGGATACGGATGATCTCAACGGAGATTCCTGCGGTCTGTAATCACGATAAGTCAGCTGCCTGTCAGATGTCCTCGCATAATTGAGTGGTAGCTGACTCGTTTGAAAGCTTCTGATATCAACtgtctttcatcttttgtcTCTTCTGAAAGCACGAGCTGTCTTCTTGAGCCAGCTCCTTGATCGGACATATCCTGTTCTCGAGCGCTCTCCTGGTCATCATCGGTCGtttcttcaacttgactCGCGGTGTTgtcaacctcatcaacattcacaggctgattctgatttcctCCTAAACCTTGAGCCAAACCACCGACTACGTCCCTCAACCTTTCgatctcttctctcaatccgctaatctcatctctcacaTTTGGCACGATGACATTACCTCTTAACATAGCTGCGTTACTTTGTAAAGGGGGAGTAGCGAGTGAAGAAGTATCCGCAGTGGTGAAACTTCTATTGGCCGTAGGCGAGAATagatcctcttcttctcctccgCCGTTGTTTGGAGAAGAATAGTCCTGAGAAGGTGCATCATCGAAGTGTCTCAATCCATTTTCACCTGGTGTGTTTGGGCGGAGTGATGAGTTGTCATTTGCCGATGGGAAGATATCGTCCATTGTAGACACTTGTCCATGATCAGTTcgaggaggtaaaggtggattgagagAACCAGGATTCATTTCAAAGAAATCAGGGAATAATGCAGATAATTGATTACGAACGTATGACATCCaaacttcatcttgatcttgtgaTAATCCAACTTCATATCGAATTCtagtttcttcttcaagtgaaaGTGTCTCAATACCGATTGACTCTTCATCAGAATCGCCTTCTACACCAGGAAGGTCACTTTGATCCTGTCCAGTCGATTGTTCATCTTGCGCTTGTGAAAGCTGGTTGTGGATAGTAGGATGAAAAGCATATTGCATCGCTCCGGAAACTCTTCTACCTTGATACGGTTGTTGATGAACTTGGACTGATGTTACTCTATTCCGGGAATGGGAAGGAGGTAAATCAGAAGTTGAACTTGATCTAGGAGGAGTAAGTGGGATTTGGTCACGATCTGGAGGAAAGTTCGATACTGCTCTTGGATGATTGAGGGATGTGATCCATCCTTTCGGTCGTCGATGGGGGATAGGATATCGGCTGGCTGGGAGTGGGTTTTCTGCTGAAAAGGTGGAGGTAGCAGGAGACGGTGATGGATTTGCGTTGGCGGATGgagttgaaggtggtgaaagtggaagaggGAGACTAGCTGGATCTTGCCGAGTTAGATCACCTGGTGAAAGGTTGTTGCTATGAGTTTTCATGTTATTTTCACTTGAGTTGCGATTGTCACCTTTGTTGGACATCACACTCTTGTATGCCAGACGATTGATGTTCCCTTGTGCTTCTTCATGTACCTCACGATCCGAAGCTACTACTGCAGTCATCAGAGGAGTGGAGTGATCTTCTTTATCCAGGAAAGAGAGTTGGCTTGTCGGAGAGAGCAATCCATCAAtgtgatcttcttcattcagATCAGTGACGACCTTACCTATCCCGGTATCACTGTCATTCACAATTGAAGCTgtctctttacctttatcgTCTTTATCCTCATTCATTGTGTCGACCAAAGATTTGTCTGTCGCGTTTCGTTGTGCTTGTCCCCTTTCATTGGGGAAATTGCCAGCTGTTTCTGCTCTATTCAATATCGAGTCTGCTTCTGATAAATTACATGCCGAGGATGATGAGCTCATGGTGAAAGATTGGACACTGTCAGGCGAGTCGACGGTACAAGAGGAATTGAGCAAGATGGGAGCAAGTATCAAAGTCGAGATATATATGATGGGATTGAATATGGTTTTACTGGTAATGAGTCTCATCAAGATAAGTTACGCGTCTTGTACTCGTCTGTTGGAAGAGGTCTGTGCTGTGTATGTGTATGAGTGTGCAGATATACGCGGTGGTCAATGCGCTACATGTATTATCCCTTCAAACGAGATGACCTTTACGATTTGTGGGAAATGGGATTCCAAGGTGTGTCTATAGATGCAGCGCAGTATGTACATGTTACTTGTCAGAACACCATGTCCGTAAGAGATCGTTTTGACGGATCATGTATTGAGCATCAAAAGTAGACTGAATGtatcacatcttcatcttcttcttctgccaaCATATTAACGGGCGATCGCCACATGGGATGTATAAGGCACGCACCTACCTTACCCACCGGATAACGAGACGCTTATTTATTCATGAATTTTGACGACTACTCGACTAATGAGGTGCTCCGGAATGTATGAGTATTGATTGCCAAATACTTTTATATCTCCTTTCACTTCACTTAGCATACATTTTTGCAAAGCGTATATAACTCGATAGATCATCACTTATCACTACATTAcctgtcatcatcaatatgctaccttcttcatcacgcGGTCCTCAATTGCTCAAAACGGTTGGAAGACCTTTACTATCCAACAAACCGACTTGTTCAAGTTCGATAAATACTTTACTTCCCAAACGACCTATCACACCTCTTAGGTACAACCACGTCCACCACGTCCCAAGTCAAAAACCATCGCCTATATTGCGTAAAAGAAGCAGGACATTCATGAGTACGTCCAAGTGCAGAGCGGAACATGATCAAATGTATGTAACTCGCCGGTTTTCATTTTACAAACCCTATCCactcatctcatttcattcATATGGATTTTCACAATTTCCTATCTTctctcaagaagatatgaacCATAAGTATCCCAAAGCCAATCAAGCTAACTGctctttgatcttgatcttaaACTGGATCTGATTAGAAACCCAACGTTATCATTAGAAGAATACGAGAGAGTTTCAGAACAAGATATGGATGTATTACATGAAAACCTAGAGATTTACGTCGAACAATATGGTAATAACGATTGGGAAGTTGAATATAGTGTGAGTAATATTCACTGGAGCTTTCTGAAAGATGAATCGTGAATCGACTGAAGATGTAGTGTCGTGGTGAATATCATGCTGACCTGATTCAATTACCATCCATTCACTTTGTCTTTCGCACTCGATTGATCCGATGTCGCCCTCACCCACTACTCGCTTATTCTTTCAACCCGCCCACCCGCTGTCCTCGATCGGTCGTTCTCAGTCAGGCGTAATGACACTCCTCATCCCACCCTACGGTACATACGTAATCAACAAACAACCGCCAAATTTACAAATATGGATCTCATCGCCTATTTCAGGTCCGGCAAGATTCGATTATATCGATGGTGTTTGGGTACATCATCGTAAATCACATATCAAATTAGGTGAATTATTGAACACTGAGCTGAATGACATTTTGGAAAAGAATAACGCAGAGGAAGGTTGGGAAGGGACTGGATTGAAGTATTAGACCAACATGCATAACTGAATTTAATGGCATCAGAAATGAATCAGGTGTTTCAGAAGTCAAGCGATTGACTATAAATCAAGTCTATGAGGTATCCACAAAAATCTCATTCCAAGCTCGATTATCACGATTGCTTACCAGCGCAAAGTAAGCTTAACGCATCTCGCAAGTGATTGCAGACGCTCAGCGAGGACAAGGAGGAGCCTTCGATTTTGGGGTTGACATTCGCTAAGCTCGAAACAGACAAGATACCAACCATTCACGTACATCCATATCACTCAGATATGATATTTGTTTCCTACCACCAAGTGTCAGTATAGGTTTCTTCCCCTCTCTccgtctttctcttcctttctgcttctcctcttcagcATATCGCGTTTTCGCATCGAGTTAAGATGTTCTTTATACTGATACAACTATAATGATATGGTAACCAAATTCTGATTTACAACGTCGTGATGATACAGTAAAATCACAATCGGTATACCTAAGGCAAATATGATGATAAACATACTTGGTATTGTTGCTAAAAGCCCTTTTTATCTAACCCTGAAGTGATTATGTACCAGTTTGACTGGTTTTGCGAGACCGTCACGCCCACTGTTTCGTACCTATCGATGAAACTCCGATAGTCCGACATGAATATGGCTATGATCCTCACTCATATCGGAATATCGCAGGTTCAACCTTTGGTACTCTACGTCTGACCCTCTCTATTCGTTGCTGTCAAATCAGCACCGAATCACCGAGTAGAGAGGGACATCGATATACGTACCCTCTCGTGGAGGAGCAATAGCTTTACACACCGGAACCTTCTCGATGTGCTGATCCAGCTTATCCTTCCGGCTCTGCATCCAAACAAACATTAATAAACTTCAGCCTCGAACCGAAATCTTGTGATTTGAGGGCATTTAATATTGCCTGGTTATTGGTCTAGCATCGAACTTACGAATCCTTTTCCACATCCGGGACAGTGGAAGGGCGTCTCTCCGGCTTCAACACACTTCATCAGTATCGTTACAATCAACACTTGCTTATAGGATGACTCACTGTGTTTCGATCTTGTATGCCGCTATCGAAGATTTACGGTCAGTCAAAACCACCAGGGCCGTCGGAGCAACTCACTTCAAGATCGTTTCTCCTCGTGAAGGGTTCATCGCACTCTGGGCAGATGAACTTCCTCTACACACATCACAAAAATTCAGCTCGTGAAAAGTTTTTGACCAAAAGTATATACATATAAACTCACCCCGACACTGTTCGCGAGGTTGTGCTCGATCCTCGTCCTTCTTGCCGAACCCATACCGATGGTGTATGGTCGACTTCCGACCTTGGCTTTTCCCCTTGCGGGATTTGGCTCAGAATCAGGCCTTGTAAAAGGTAAGGAggccaaagaagagaatggtcGTGGAAGACCGCGACTCCTCGATGTTCCCGAATTTCTCGAACATAGGCTGAGGAACGAGGTGTTGGATGAGGTCGGAGGTTCAGTAGTTCTGGATTGTAGAGGGAGATATTGAAATGATTGATTAGGCCTTCCAGAGGCGCGTGATGGAGGGTGGGAGGAGGACGGGTTGAGAGCTGTTGGTGGCTGGGAGGTATTCTGAAGACCAAATGCAAATGTATTCTGGGCTTGGACTTGAGGCAGTAGAGTATCGATTTCGCCAACATCGGAGTTCCGCACCTCATGAAGAGGCAACCATGTGGTGACATCTTCCGTTGGCATGTTGTCGCCGATCGAATACTCGAGAGTACTTGAGCAGGGTTTGTCTGAAAATCTTGCTTGTATCGAATCAGGACTTACTCTTGGTATGAGCTCATGACTTggggaaaaagaaggaatcgGTCGCTGATCAGGGGGTATCCACCCCGATATTCGAGGTGGAGTAGGAAGTTTTCTTTTAGGTTTCACCATTCTTGACGTCAGTAGATCCAGCGAAGGTCTGACAACGAAAGTAGGAGTGAGAGGAGGATACAGGGAATGGTTGAACCTAGGTGGTGGAATAGTTCTTAGTCTAGGTGGCGAAATCAATGAGTGACCAATGTGATGACGAGAGAATAAGCTTGGTCGGAGATCATGATCCGTTGCTGCCGCTGGTGGTGCCATATCATCTGGACAAGAATGATTTTGCCAAGTTGTGTTGACGATGAACGGTAAGGTACTATGTGTAACCGGAAAAGTGGATGTTCGCTGAGGCTGCGAAGGAAAGGATTCACAAAACGTAGCATACCTGTCCTGTTCAGTTTCTTGCTGAGAAAGTCGGTTCCCCGAACAAGGAGGATTTATACTTGCATAATGACtagtggaagttgaaggtaACGGCAAAAGGGGTTtttgttgatcatctgatCGATCGTACGGCGGACTGTGTTGATTTCGCAGTGACGTGAATTGCCATTCGCCATCGTCATTAGGACCTAAGGTTAACGGAGGCATGGTCCAAGCTTCATTTCTAGCACTTGACCTCAGAGACAGGTGACCAAGCTCAAGGGAGGAGCTCGGAATCTCGTTGAAGGTAGCTTCGGAATTGGATCGATTCGCCTCCAAAGGTACCGGGGAGGTCACGGAAGGCAGAGGCACAAAATGTGATTGAGGGTATTCGAAGGGAAATGAGGCTAATGAGGGGAACTCAGGAGACGAGAATTGTCTATGATTGGCATAATGATAAGTAGGTGAGGAAGATACTTCGAGTGTCCGCCATCCAAGCTCGGCTTCGGGAGGGCAGTGAGGTCGTGGATGGTTATGGTGTTGGTAGTCGTAGTGGTGTCGGGGTGCATAGTCAGATTTGCGTTGAGAGTCAAAATTAGGTTCGAATTGGTGAATAGGTGGCAGATTCAGGTGACCTGATGTATCGCACGTCCGATGAAGAGGGttaacatcttcttttgatgccggaggaggtgaaggatgaCTACATGAAGGTGTAAAGAAGGGTTGGTAGGTTGACATTGTAGTTTATGGGAATACACTTTTGTGTTTCTGAGGGCGTGGGTGAGAGGGCGTGGTAGGGCGATGCGAGGAACGAAAGAATGTTTGTTTTTTTCTCGCCACTTAATTGAGGGGTggcaggagaagaaggaaccCGACAAAGGGATATATCTACCTTCGTGTTTATCGTGTTTATTATGGGTTTTTGTCTCGTGAGATGAAATATACTTTTATACCCAGGAAATTCTCTGTGTTACTACAAtgaagatagaaagaaagataagaagtGAGTAAATGAGGTGAAATACACAATTTCGAAGGGTCATATATCAGAAATGGGGTATCCAAACGACAACACGAAGGTATCATCGACAACAACCCGATGAATCAGAAGGGAAGAGACACGTATTTGTCCTCAGTGTTCTTCTACAAGGTATACGGTGGGGATTATGAGGGAATGGGGGAGTGAGGGAATGATGGTAGACAACCACAGGAGCCAAGACATATCCTTTTGGTGATTCGAGCTCGAGAATTGCCATTCTCACGATAAAAAGGACTAAGATAAACAACTATTACGAGTAGACAGTAGACCATATCATGGGTAACAATCGTGATTCGTGGTTCTTGTCTTTGTTTCTCGtgttttgatgttgatggattgatGGTTCCTTATTTGTCATAGAATCACATCACACCACgccctttttcttttgtcaCTGGGGCATCTTTTCAGAGAAGGGGACTGAGGGGGAAGAGACCAAGGAGAAATGAGTTATCAGCACAGGGTGAATATAAACATGCTGATCTTTCTAGAGATACAAAACCAAAGGTAGGGCTCGTGCGCAGACTTGTTCACGATAGACTTCCTTGGTGCGAGAAGAGAAACGGTTATTATCAGTCTAATATCGCTCAAGTGAAAAAGCTGCACCTATTTCTTTGTTAAATTAGTTTAAAGAACGCTTTGATCGTGAGTTTTGGCCAATCTAGATGTTAGTGAAAGGACACTACAAAAGTGGGGGAATATGATCAGTAgtggagaagatcaacaaaaGCGAAACAAAAAAGttctttcattctttacGTATACCTATACACCATGCCTGGTTCAAATGCCACGATTAGCGAGTAATCATAGAAATATCTGGTTACAAGATGTCAGTAATGCAGATAAATCATATTGAAAAAGTGAGGACCAACAAGTGATAACCTTTAGTGATGTTTAGTGATGAGTGACGCTCGATGCAGAAAAAGGGAATCACAGGGTCTCATAAGTTGATCAGTCCCATCAAAAGATGGATAAGATCCGTTGTTAGGAACCATCAGacaaactcaaattcaacgttccctcttttctttatcaTGTGTTCATCACCATTTCACTCAACTTCGGGTAAAATTCACACAGCACCGCTCGCACGCATTGACCCTTGATACTTCGGCTAAAAGATACAAACCTCGATGCAAGAGTTAATGTCCGCTCTCATCGGATCATTCGAAGAATACGCCTGGTTCCGTGAAAAACGATCAATCATCGTGTCGGAGCGAAATAGCAAGTCATCccatatcgatgaaagagtATGCATGAGAATATACCTCTGTTACTACGTACACGACTGACCTAAATCCAAGGAACAATACTGATGAATCTACTCTGGACTGCCTAACATTAGTGGTCTTTCTGACATATCCCTGTGAGTGGCAGTGATGATATGACCACCACGAATCACTGAATCGAATTGTACTTTATCCATTGGTCTTTCGGTTCTGATTGCACAAAAAAGTTCAtgagatcagctttgattgTTCAGACAAAGTAGTTGTGTTATTTCATCCTATCTGCGCACAGGTACTCCGTGTGTCTCATGGGAAAAAAAAATACCTCCGagagaattcaagatcaagaatgttCAACTTACCTTAACAACCAAAATAACCACTCTTCGATAGGTCTCAAATTCAACACTAATCGGTTGATCCTATATGCCACTACTGTCACGAAGAAACCTCCAACCGCATCAAGCAAGTAATGATTGGCAGTTGCCATTATCACTAGGAGAATGAGTAATGGATAAAGGAGCGAAATGGCTCGGACAACTCGATGTGGCGAATAAACAAATAACGAGAGACCGCTACATGTGAGATAAATTAGCATGAGACAAATGTATAGTGTTATCCGTGCATAGGAAAGACTTACATGACGAAACTGTATCCAAAATGAAGAGATGGGAAAGCGGCCAGTTGGTTTTGAAACTGGTACAATGCACTGGTCAGCTCCAAGACAAAGGTGGCATTGTGCAGTCGATGTAA comes from Kwoniella shivajii chromosome 9, complete sequence and encodes:
- a CDS encoding iron donor protein CyaY; translated protein: MLPSSSRGPQLLKTVGRPLLSNKPTCSSSINTLLPKRPITPLRYNHVHHVPSQKPSPILRKRSRTFMSTSKCRAEHDQINPTLSLEEYERVSEQDMDVLHENLEIYVEQYGNNDWEVEYSSGVMTLLIPPYGTYVINKQPPNLQIWISSPISGPARFDYIDGVWVHHRKSHIKLGELLNTELNDILEKNNAEEGWEGTGLKY